The DNA window ctactggactgaaccaggacccagacaccagagactaccgGACCACATTGGGAGTGACACAGTAAGACATACTTTTAGCAGTAAATATGTTATCTTTGGATTTATTGGTATTGGTTTTATGTTTAGAGCGAGACAAATATTTCATAGGCTGATTGTAATTTCAGTTTTCAGTGGAAGCAAACATTTAAAACCATCAAACCTCTGGGTTatgttcttatttattttgaacAGCGTCATGCTGATGGAGATGTTTAGTCGATTACTTATATATTAATTGATTAATGCCGTTAAAAAAGGTCAGTAATCTTTTGAGGGAAATATATTCATTTCCCAGGTTGAATAAAGGAAGACGTGCATCAGCTTTACAAACAGTCTGTGAGGAAGTCAGTGGCTCCATTCATTCCCCAGGAATAACTCAAATATTACTCCGAGCACAGGGATACAGTCTCAAAACATTCCCTGGTGTCTGAGCAGACAGTTTGAAGGCCCACTCATTTATCTGGAAGACTCCTTATTGCTTCACGTTGTCTCCGTTCATCCAGAACACTGCTGGTGTCATTAACAGTTTGTGCTGTCGATCCAGGAGTCAGCTCCTGATTGGTCAACCTCCTCATCCCGCCTCCTTTTGCGTCAGTCCTCCTGCAAAATGATCCTCAGCTTCTCCCTGTTGGAGTAACTCCTGTGTGACGTCACCTCACCtgacctctgtgatgtcacttGTCCTCTGCATCAGTCAGTTTGCTATGGCCAGTCGGCAGGCTCCCCCTCCTGCAGGGGGGCGCTGGAGTGGAcgaggaaaaggagaggagttGAGACAGGGAGGAGGtcggaaaggaggagggggtgagtgaGCAGGAGGAGTGGATCAGCAGCGCTTCCCGGTGGagactggaggagctgcaggaaccTTGGAAGGCTcttgaggagcagagaggaggaggttgaCATCcaggctcctcctccccctgctgccTTTggtttccctcctccctccttcgctCCTCCCTCGCTGCAGTGGACCAGCCCCCTGCCCGGGCTGAGTGCCTCCTGGGAGGCGCTGTGGAGCGAGGGCGGCGCAGTGGTAAGCTGAATGAGCTGAGCACCTCCTTCTGTGGGACGTTCCagcagggggaggggtggggggggctgcagctgggggggggtctgtggcagctcgaggagggggggtggagagcgTTCTCAGAAATAGTGAACACTGcctcgcctcctccctctcctccgcctccctccgtGTGGTTCAGCAGGGAGGCGGGGTACGCCCTGGGTTTAGCCTCCAGGCTCCTTGATTGGACGTAGTTAACAAGGCCGTTGAGGggattggaggaggaggaggaggtgtgctTGCGGAGGCCGTGGAGGTCAATGACCGTGGAGTAGATGTCCCGCAGGTTGATGACTTTCGTCTTTTTGTCGCGGTTTTCGTGCAGCGCGGCGTTCGCACAGATGAAAAGGAAGATCCCGATGCCCATGATGAGAGGTCCAAAAACTTTCAGCCTATCAGAGTACACGTACCTGTGGAGACATTTAATACAAAGTCCAtcagagcaggtgtgtgtgtgtgtgtgtgtgtgtgcgcatataTAACTCTTTGTTTACCTGTGGAGGAAATCCTCCAGAAAGCCTCCTGGAAGACGTCCAATTGTCCCGTTCATGGTTTCCGTTCGGTTGAAACTAtcatctcctctttctcctcctccgtctccttcctctccttggAGTCTCatggcctcctctcctccctggaagcagtaagaaaaacaaaagacctcGTTCAGGGTCTGGTGAGAGGAAGGCGGTTTCCGGATGAGGAGACAGTGGATCTCACCTGAGCCTCGGCAGCTGTGGACCTGCTGGAGGACAACGAGGCCATGGCTGTGGCCTCCTGCAGCCGAGCGCTGAAGAAGAGTCCGTCTCTGGGCCAGTAGCCCAGGACCGCCATGACCACGCCCGCCAGCAGGACCAGGACGCCCAGCGCCGCCACCAGGCCCGGGACCGAAAACAGTTTCAGCTTccccttcaccaccaccacttcGTTTCTCCTGGTggggcaggaagtgacatcatagTGTATACGCCCCGCTGAAACCCAgacttaatgtgtgtgtgttacctcttgttcttgtttttcctcttgtgtgtgtttgctttgtgtgGTTTCGATCTCAGTGAGTCCTGTCGGCGTGCGTTGATCCGCAGGAGGCCGCCAGTTGCAATCATCACCACCCACCAATCAGACGGTAGCTAAGCaggctaagccccgcccactgccACCTCACCTGGACTCAGTCACCAACTTCCTGTAAGACAGACGGGTAGAGGAAAAAGCTGGACCCTGCACCTcgagtcaccagtccgtcaagctcctgaagtttgcggatgacaccaccctcattggactgatctctggtggggacgagtccgcctacaggtggagtctgaccatctggtgtcgtggtgcagtcagaacaacctggagctcaacgctctgaggacagtggagatggttgtggatttcaggaggaacagagccccaccctcccccatcaccctgtgtgactcccccgtcactattgtggactccttccgtttcctgggctccgtcatcacccaggacctcaagtgggagctgaacatcagctccatcaccaagaaggctcagcagaggttgttcttcctgaggcagctgaagaaattcaacctgccaaagacgatgatggtccacttctacacggccatcatggagtccatcctctgctcctccatcagcgtctggtacgctgcagccacagccaaggacaagggcaggctgcagcgtgtcctccgctctgcagagagggtgatcggctgcaatctgtcgtccctgcaggacttgttcgcttccaggtctctgaagcagctaaaaagatggtggccgacccctctcaccccggacaaaacctgtttgtgccccttccatctggcaggaggctgaggtccatcaggaccaagaccccatcaacagagccggtcccccactgactgactctgacatcccaccggtcactcccttcactccACATGCACCTGTCACTTTCgtatacacacaacacagatgTGTAGAGTAtgactttctgttcgctggtgcactttatctgcccccggactgaaagtggaagctggttccactaaagaggagcttgataactgaaggctccatcctactttttaagactaaacaagtaaccagcatgtATGGAGCGCAGCTCTCTAGTTGGGCCGTatggtgttacaagctctttaagataagacgctgccttgtaggtgagaagtaccttaaattctattcttagTGATTTGATCCCTgtaaagaattacagtagtccagtctagaAGTGTAAACATCTGAGAGTTAGAGTTCTGTTTGATCAGGATATGTCCTTAAAGGTTACACAAGACATCCTCAAAGAGACGCTGTCCATAGACCTTCCCTTTGTGACCATGAAGTCTCACAAAAAAGTGCTGCGGCGCCTCCAAACATCCATTGCAACTAATTATATATTGATCAGTATATCAGTACTGACACAACAGTCAATAATAATGTACAGAGAGATGACGGAGAAGACAAGATGGTATTGATCAGCAATAGTAATCAGCCataccatcacacacacacacgtcacagaACAACAAGGGCAGTATTGATCAGTATCTTTTAGCATTGACCATCATCGATGATCGCACAACAACACCAAATAGAATTAGAATGAGACCTCACCGATGGAGCTCCAGTCGCTTCATGTCTCTGATCTGCTGCTCCaatgcgtctctctctctctccacttgAATTTAAAGTGATTAGTTAGTGTTCAGCGGTCAGCAGTTGAATTTGAGCTAAACTTTCTGATGACTGATGTTGAATTCTTCATGCTGAAAAGCGGATTAGGAGATAATTGTGAGGAAGGTCAGTCTCTTCATTCCACTCGGTCGCTGTGGATTCGCTGTGAATCCTCCTCTCTATCCTGTGATTCCTGGACGCTGCTGTTGCTAGGAGACACAGGCAGAGCCACTGCACCATTTGGAGTATCTTTTCTGTGCGTCTCTGAGGACGTTTGTCCCTGCTGACACTAAGGCGTagagcagtgcattgtgggaacgACACAATCAGGTAGGACTAGAAGTCTCGTGAAGGTAGACCAACCGGTCAGGTTATCCACGGATCAGGTTCTCTTAGGATCAAGTTGTTTACTGATCATAGCAATACtggtcaaaaggtcaaaggtcacatcaaCATTTAAGCTTCAAAGAAACTTTATTTATCTTAATGAACACTGACagaaacagcaaagaaaacatcACACTGACAAGTGCAGCAGAGCTCCGCCTCTTAGACatcacagtgacatcatcgaggaggaggagtcaggGCAAACTCCCAGCAGGACAAAGATACAAATATAACTATTCATATACTTTAAAATAATCTATAGAGATACATGAGATACTCTCCATAACACTACAGATGATACGTAAATATAAAGCTGACGTCTCCCTTCACAAACTGACCAATCCCAACAGAGGAGGCGGGACTTCTACCATTGGTCACGTGACAGGAAGTGACGGACCAGCATCCAATAATCTGAGAAGTAGAATCCTGAGTTCCTGAGGTGAGAAGGTCACCTTTTTGCTGTCTTTAAAGTGTCATTACAGTGGGGGCGGAGCCACGTGTGATGTCATCGAGCCCTTACATTCATAGACAACGAGTAGCAGAGCTTCTGGTTCATCTATGTATCTTATAATAAAACAAGTACCATAATCAGACCAGATTATCATAATTAAAGATgcttattcatgtattcataaGATCCTTTCAGGTTAACATGAgacattttcttatttcttctcaTAGTTCTTAGCTCATAGttatgaatatattttcattattatattatggcTTTTCATTCTAAAAGTATTAACATTTTTCTAGTTCTGCAAACTGGTTTCTTGTGAATATAAAGTTGttaacaaaaatattttcatcccgcaaaaatatattttcacaaacCCAGAAACATTATTCATAACAAATTGTCACAAAATGGATAAGATTCCctgtgttttagtgttttttaagGTCGCAGCTAATCAGCTGGCAGCATTCGTGTGTTCAAACAATTAGAAAACAACTGTTTTTTCAGTTGAAGGTATTTCTTCTggtttaaaatgattttcttcaGTGGCGGAATGGGGCTGCTGTGAACTTCGTccttgctttctttctttttgatgAGCGTCACATGACGGGATCATCAGGAACTAAAACCTGCTCGACGATTGGATGAAAAGTGAAGAGAGGTGGTGTCGTATTGTGATTGGCAGCAATCCTCGGCGGGTGATTGGCTCCGGTCCTCGGCGTGTTTAAACATAAGGATGGAGTTGAAAATTTTGAGGGCGGGGCCAAGTTTCATTGACATAATCTTGACAATGTCCCTTTGGGTGAGTAGAAGGAAGGCCCGCCCATCGATTTGCTGGACGGACAGAAGCAGGAAAGTGAGATCATAGCCGGTACAATGTGTTGAATCTTAAGCAGCTGACGTCTCACCTCGTCCCTGAACTGTTTCGCCTGTTCTTCACAACCAGGAATAGACTCAATGAAGTCTgacacctgcagagagacagacaggtcagagagagaaagacgggttggggagagagacaggtcaaagagagaaagatgggttggggagagagacaggtatgggacctgtctctctctctgacctccTGGACGCTCCAGTGTTGGACCATCTCTGCGTGGACTGCGGAGACGCCAGGCAGCAGTTTGCGGTGTTGCTCCCAGCAGAGAGACAGGTCGCGGCTGGGCTGCGCCGACATGGCCGACAAGAAGACTGACTGATGGAGGGCGGCCTGCAGActggactctgcagctggagaCGGACGATGAGACACAACACCTTCATGATCAAACACCTCAGTGTAGTATTATTTTACTTTGAACAGTTTGAACCAACAACATTAGCATAATGCTAATAGTTAGCAGTAGCACCTTCCGGCTCTGATGCTGGTTCAGACCAGAGTCCATCAACAAACACAAGCCAGTCTGAACCACATTTCCCAAGAGCTCATAAAAACAAGAATGAGGAGACTCCCTGTCTCACCCCACTGAGCAGTGAgacagacacagcagcagctgagaaACCGCAGTCCTTAAACTGCTACCCCGGTTTCCATGGTGAGccgtctccatggaaacagccACTTCATCGGCCtgctgtttccatggagacacaTTGAGGAGCGACCGAGAGACAGCCTGATGATGACCTATGACATCGTCAATAAGACTGTTGATTTACATCATatcaggtcatttagcagacgcttttatccaaagcgacttactttgtatttttaacccagagctttttatatttttgcccggggagcaattaggggtgaggtgtcttgctcagggacactttgacatgggacatggagcagctggagctcgaaccaccaaccttgcggttcccggcgcaccctctcaaCTCCatgcgccacgtcgacccttTAAACCTTCTTAAAATACTGTTGCTGCAAGGCATTGTGGGTCGTcataatcccttttttttttggtaaagaAAAGTCCAGTGTTTCCTTtgctgaaggagagaggaaaggaagcatCAAAGCACCTCCCATAAACATGTACCTGGTGTGATGtgaagctcctcctcttcctgtttcaTATGGAGGAATTTGGTTGGTTGGGGCAGTCTGTGGGTGGAGCCAGTGGAGGAAAAGAAGTTATTATGAAATAAGCACAAACATCTGCATAGTCAATCCGTCTCTCCTGGAGGTCTGACTCACAgtctcacccctctgtttgtttgtatgtgtgtatgtctcacccctctgtttgtttgtatgtatgtatgtctcacccctctgtttgtttgtatgtgtgtatgtctcacccctctgtttgtttgtatgtatgtatgtctcacccctctgtttgtttgtatgtctcacccctctgtttgtttgtatgtgtgtatgtctcacccctctgtttgtttgtatgtgtgtaggtctcacccctctgtttgtttgtatgtgtgtgtgtctcacccctctgtttgtttgtatgtgtgtatgtctcacccctctgtttgtttgtatgtgtgtgtgtatgtctcacccctctgtttgtttgtatgtgtgtatgtctcacccctctgtttgtttgtttgtatgtgtgtatgtctcacccctctgtttgtttgtttgtatgtgtgtatgtctcacccctctgtttgtttgtatgtgtgtatgtctcacccctctgtttgtttgtatgtgtgtgtgtctcacccctctgtttgtttgtatgtgtgtatgtctcacccctctgtttgtttgtttgtatgtgtgtatgtctcacccctctgtttgtttgtatgtgtgtaggtctcacccctctgtttgtttgtatgtgtgtaggtctcacccctctgtttgtttgtatgtgtgtaggtctcacccctctgtttgtttgtatgtgtgtatgtctcacccctctgtttgtttgtatgtgtgtatgtctcACCCCTcggtttgtttgtatgtgtgtaggtCTCACCCCTcggtttgtttgtatgtgtgtaggtctcacccctctgtttgtttgtatgtgtgtatgtctcacctgtctgtctttcAGTCTCACCCGTCTGTATGTTTGTCTGTCTAACCAGTGTGTTTGTCCATCTCACCCATCTGcctgtctccttctcttccccaGAGGAACCAGCAGAGTCTCGTCTCTCGGCTCCGTCTTTACCTGGATGttcctgagagacagacaggttcacGTACAGGTCGTCATGGATACCTGATACTTTAACTGgtagaaccagaaccaggaacATGATTTTTTATGGCACACGAAGGGtgagaaatgtgtaaatagCACAATATGGGTAAAGAAAACCAAAAGCACTGTGTTACCTGTCTAACTGGTTGCCGTGGTGATACATGGTGACGGGTACGAGGGTGAtgactctctctccccccagcCTATCGGGAAGCAGCACCTCCTTACGCAGGTTAATGTCCGAGTACGGACACCCGAAAGCGCTGGAGGGACAACGCGCAATGACATCATGACTCAGCACATAGTGACATCATGACTCAGCACATAGTGACATCATGACTCAGCACATAGTGACATCATGACTCAGCACATAGTGACTGAGGAGAATGACATCATgactcagcaggtccgtgtaccTGTGATGTCCGGTGTATTTGGCTCCTTTAATGTGTCCAACTCCTCTGCAGCCCCGAGTGGGACAGACTCCCTGTGAGGGGGACGTGGGGGAGGAGCCTGTCTCACACACAGCGTGAAACACTGTTAGAATCAGAAAACATGTCTTCCTCTCCGACCATCTCTCTCACGCTCTGAcccttctgtctgtctcaccCGTCTGACTCTCTTTAACCTGTCTCCCTTTCCCTGCCTCTgacccgtctctctccctttaACCAGTGTCCCTCTGACCCATCTGTCTGACCTGGGGGGGGCTCCAGCGGGTGTCCCGTGCGTTGGCACCAGCCCACAGGATGGAGGTCACAGTGGTCGCTGTCACTCCAGACGTCAAACTGCTGCGGCCAGCCGTCATAATGGACCTGCAGGTGAACACACCTGGTGACATCATCACACACTGCGTGACATCTGTGAGACGGGCGCACAGATGGGTCCTAGGTACCTTCACCCTGTAGTTCTCTGTATCCGTTACCGTGGCGACACGGATCAACATGGGGTTCCTCCTGTCCACTGCCTCCAGCTTCTGGTTCACCTGGAAACCGTGTGGAGCTCTCTGATTGGACGAAAATACACCTCTCCATCACGACATGCAGCTCACTGAGCGATGGCTTCTCTACCCCTTGTTTCCTTCCCTACGCCCTTGTTTCCTCACCAGTGTGAAGGCTGAACTGGGGGCGGCTGTGGAACCAGTTTGCTGGAGGTATTCCTCCCAGAGGAAGTTCTCTGGGTTTGAGTGTCCTGAAGAACACAAGTATCCATTACTCAGAGTACTACAGATACAGTGTACTGAATGTGTACAGAGTGTGTACAGAGTGTGTACCctgagggggggtcagaggtcgcccCTGTTCTTCACACCAGCCCACAGGATGGATGTACGGACTGCTGCTGTCACACCTGATCCGTTCCATAATGACCCATCAACAAATACACTTTACTCATATTGTTAATACAACAACTGCTAATATTACTACCACCACTAATCatgctagtactactactaccagTCGTAGTACTAGCATGTGCCCCAGTAGCTCATGTGTATTCATCTCACGGTCTCTATACTATGGTGATATTTAAATTGTTGAGGTGGAGGCTTCCTGCTTCATCCTCCACTGTGAATCCATCTTTGCTACGCTGTCCCTGACCTGTCCGCCCGGCTCCACCCGGTCCGCCTCACCAGTAGTCGTACGTGTCATCCCAGTTGTCGAAGTGAACCAGGAAACGGTCTCCGATGACATCAGCGACGGAGGCGACGCAGACGAGTCCCGGGTTCTTCCTGTCGACcgcctccagcttcctccccaCATGGAAGCCACAgctctgagagacagacaggtggtgaGATTAAACccacagcagacagacagacaggtgtataccgactgcagacagacaggtgtatACTGACGGCAGCGCGACAGGTGAACAGGGTCGGCGGAGCAGCATGAGAGCCTGTGGACTGAAGGTAATGCTGCCAATCAAAGTCTGTCTCACTGAGGCCTGGAAGGAGACACAGACAGGTTGAGTGGGGTCACCTGTGTCAGGGGGTCCTCTGTGAGGAGGCGGGGCTACCGTACTCACCTTTGGGTGGGTGGAGCCTGTGGTTGTTATCTTTACACCAGCCTGCGTGTCGGATGTCTGCGGAGTCAGAGTTCACCCAGAAATCGTAGCACTCAGAGTAGCTGTCGATATGGAGGCGGAGCCGACAGCCAATCACCTGAGAGAGACGGGAGAGTCACCTGACCGCCGTACGAAaggtgtgtatgtatgtgggCGTGTGGAGTTGTACCTCAGCAACGGTCAGCACACAGAACATAGAAGGATGCAGCGGGTCGACGCCCTCCAGCTTCATCCCAACTTTAAAACCATTTCTCCTACTGGGAACAGACTGGGACTGACAGACAGGTCAGAGGGGGAGTGTGTTaccggtgcgtgtgtgtgtgtatacttgtgttacctgtgtgtgtgtgtgtgtgttacctgtgtaaACAGTGACAGAGGAGCAGCTTCACTTTTCTGTTCGTTCAGGTACTGCTGCCAGGACCAGGACCGTCTCTTTACActcactgaggacacacacacacatctgttaccatggttacagCACTGCTAACCCAACCTAGAcccccgagtgtgtgtgtgcgtgtctgtgttaCCTTGAGTGCTACAGACTTTGTTCTTCATCTTCGtgatcttcttctttgtttgttttctgatgagacacacacacacacacacacacacacacacacacacacacacacacacacacagtgtgtcagtgtgagagGCTTCAAACCAGgtgaatgtatttctttttcatcccATAAATACACCAGACActcatcatcaccatcttcGTCATCGTGAGGACAcacgtgtaaacacacactccaGAAGGAAGCCCTCACAtacacattcaaaataaatgtctatCTGCAGCTAAAGTGTCagaatttattcaattatttaatattttgtttcaCATCGGACACCATGATTAATATTTAACGCCTCCTGGTTTGTGTaatagtaaaagtaaaaatgtagcACGTAACTACATgtatgatgtttttttcatgtcagTATTTATACTTTTGAAAGAACTAAGAAGCGTAAAAGAAGAAACTATCACGACTCTTATTGTGAATGTCTAACCGGAAGTGTGGTCCCAGTGAGGCTGACAGGTTAAATCAGGAAACAACAAACAGCGGTGATCCGCGGCCCTTTCCGCCGGCCTTCAATCTCCTCTGAGCCGCTTCAGAGGCGGCAAAGAGCCGCTTAGAGGAACCGGATCCCCAGAATGATAGACAGGACCGAGGAGCCGGTACCGGTACCGAACGTTTGGACAGAAACTTACCGTCGCCGATGTTCCGCCTCACTCTGCTGCTGACAGCAACACAACACGGAACTAAAGAAGCGCCGAGCCTAACGCGCATGcgcacacagagggagggaaggagagacagagagacacagatagCGAGACAGATgtagagaaagagacagaaaaagagagtcagtcagactgacagagagacaaagacagacagacagacagagagagggagacttgAAAACATCCATATTGTAACGTTTCGTGTAAATAAAGAGCCAGGTTCTTATCGCTCGGGTttattgttgtctgttgtcGGCCACAGCCACGCCACTTCACACACCCGGTCATCAACTTAGTCAGAACAgaacttccccttcctgtgctcccccaaaactacacacattccccggaaggggcggtaccccaacaatggcctacgtaacagtaacattaatcagaGCCATATACATTTATGAACTTAAGGCACGCTACAATATATTGAGGCAGAATCAGATTACTAGTTAAAAGTCGAGTTCAGCAGCAAACTGATGAGTTGCACAATTTTGATAAACTTAAATCATTACAAGATGATCTTAAATCTGTTTGGAATAAAAAATCCATAAATGATCATAATGCTCAAGCTAGACctccagtcttcatgctaagctaacttgtGAAGTTGGACTGGTCTGAGCTGGTGTTCATAAGTCTAATCACTACAAAGTTTGGATCCAAAACCAACACATAACGCTGATATTCACATCAACGGGGAAACCGTTCAAACTGATCCTGATCTTAAATATGTCGTCCTGTGTTGGAAGAAACATGgaaagaaaatagctgaaacCATAAAGTACAATTTCACTGAAAACATGTGCAATAAAGACGACAATGTGCAATAACCACTGTgatatgtgtacatatacatatatttattatatttagctACTGTGGCATTTTATTGTGTCTTGTCATTTTTATCATTATCATGATACTGCTGCTCCTGTTCTTTGTGTGCCCCCTCTCTCCTTAGCCCCTCCCatccgcctccctctctctctccttagcCCCTCCCatccgcctccctctctctctctttagccCCTCCCatccgcctccctctctctctccttagcCCCTCCCATctacccccctctctccttagCCCCTCCCATCcgccgccctctctctctctttagccCTTCCCATCTGCCTCCCCCAAATCTCTCTTTAGCCCCTCCcatctgcctccccctctctctctttagccCCTCTCATCTGCCTCCCCCACATCTCTCTTTAGCCCCTCCCATttgcctccccctctctctctttagccCCTCCCATCTGCCTCCCCCACATCTCTCTTTAGCCCCTCCCATCTgcatccccctctctctctttagccCCTCCCATCTGCCTCCCCCACATCTCTCTTTAGCCCCTCCCATCTgcatccccctctctctctttagccCCTCCCATCTGCCTCCCCCACATCTCTCTTTAGCCCCTCCCatccgcctccctctctctctctttagccCCTCCCATCTGACTCCCCCACATCTCTCCTTAGCCCCTCCCATCTGCCTCCCCCACATCTCTCCTTAGCCCCTCCCATCTCCCCCGCTCTCTCCTCACAGATGAGCGGACCGATCGGAGGTGAGTGTTTCTTCTCTTTACATCTTCATTGTTGATGGATCACAGATTAATAACAGATGATGTGTTGTACGATAAATATACATATCTCAGATGTTAATTGTTCCAATAACAAATCAATGATTATTCAACGTATTTATTCAATAATTATTCTTTTCTAAAATCTCATTAGTTTCAAAACATTCCCTGaacatttgttgttgtaatgAGGACAGCGGACTGAGATTTACATCAGACTCAAGACCGTGATCCAGTGGGTCCAGCCCCAGAACCAC is part of the Gasterosteus aculeatus chromosome 21, fGasAcu3.hap1.1, whole genome shotgun sequence genome and encodes:
- the LOC120811618 gene encoding transmembrane protein 200C → MIATGGLLRINARRQDSLRSKPHKANTHKRKNKNKRRNEVVVVKGKLKLFSVPGLVAALGVLVLLAGVVMAVLGYWPRDGLFFSARLQEATAMASLSSSRSTAAEAQGGEEAMRLQGEEGDGGGERGDDSFNRTETMNGTIGRLPGGFLEDFLHRYVYSDRLKVFGPLIMGIGIFLFICANAALHENRDKKTKVINLRDIYSTVIDLHGLRKHTSSSSSNPLNGLVNYVQSRSLEAKPRAYPASLLNHTEGGGGEGGGEAVFTISENALHPPSSSCHRPPPSCSPPHPSPCWNVPQKEVLSSFSLPLRRPRSTAPPRRHSARAGGWSTAAREERRREEGNQRQQGEEEPGCQPPPLCSSRAFQGSCSSSSLHREALLIHSSCSLTPSSFPTSSLSQLLSFSSSTPAPPCRRGSLPTGHSKLTDAEDK
- the l3mbtl4 gene encoding lethal(3)malignant brain tumor-like protein 1, encoding MKNKVCSTQVSVKRRSWSWQQYLNEQKSEAAPLSLFTQSQSVPSRRNGFKVGMKLEGVDPLHPSMFCVLTVAEVIGCRLRLHIDSYSECYDFWVNSDSADIRHAGWCKDNNHRLHPPKGLSETDFDWQHYLQSTGSHAAPPTLFTCRAASCGFHVGRKLEAVDRKNPGLVCVASVADVIGDRFLVHFDNWDDTYDYWCDSSSPYIHPVGWCEEQGRPLTPPQGHSNPENFLWEEYLQQTGSTAAPSSAFTLRAPHGFQVNQKLEAVDRRNPMLIRVATVTDTENYRVKVHYDGWPQQFDVWSDSDHCDLHPVGWCQRTGHPLEPPPGSSPTSPSQGVCPTRGCRGVGHIKGAKYTGHHSAFGCPYSDINLRKEVLLPDRLGGERVITLVPVTMYHHGNQLDRNIQVKTEPRDETLLVPLGKRRRQADGLPQPTKFLHMKQEEEELHITPAAESSLQAALHQSVFLSAMSAQPSRDLSLCWEQHRKLLPGVSAVHAEMVQHWSVQEVSDFIESIPGCEEQAKQFRDEQIDGRAFLLLTQRDIVKIMSMKLGPALKIFNSILMFKHAEDRSQSPAEDCCQSQYDTTSLHFSSNRRAGFSS